The following nucleotide sequence is from Euleptes europaea isolate rEulEur1 chromosome 3, rEulEur1.hap1, whole genome shotgun sequence.
TCAGTTAAGATTCAACATTTTCCCCCCTAGGTGAGAAGAAAGCCAAAACAAACACAGGGCTGTCAGGTGCTGCATCACAAATCAACTGCGACCTGCAAGGGTGTGAATCACTAGAAGGGAAGAGAAGCCAGTTGGCAGCCTCCTCAATTCTGCCACTTCGGGAATTCAAACTCGTACAACGTTATGCCCCTCGGACCTCTGCTCAGAGTAACAGCAGATGGATGGATCGAgctaagggggggaaatctaCCACAGAAGATGAGGACTTAGACTCCACTCAGCACCTGGAGGCAAATGGGGTTACTGAGCATACTGCTGTCTCCAGGTCACCACTGAGAGACAAAAATGGCGGCTGGAGAACATCCAGTACCCTGGATTCTCAGACTAGCCCAAACCCAAAGGCTCTGAGAAGAGACAGAAGCTGCTTCTCCTGCAGCAAGAGCTGCCTGAGTGACTCCTCAAACTCTGAGAATATAGATCCTCGGCTGGAGAGGAGAGGCGCAGCCGTGAAACTGAAAGGCTTTAACCAAAACACGCCAGGGGTTCCCTCAGAAACAGTCACGGCTCTTTGCGTTTCCGATAAAGGGCCCGAGAACAGCCAGCTAGGATGTACCATCCCCTTGTTCAGTCAAGATTCTGAGGGCCACAGAGTGATTTCTCACCGCTTTTCTGGCGAGCGAGGAAACCTTTGTTTGCCGAAACGGCCTCTGTGGGAGAAAAGCAACCGAGGACCCAGCCCAGCCTATAGAGACTGCGTCGGGGCTTGTTTTCCTGCAGAGAGTGGGCCCCAACTACCTGCAGGAGCAGAGATTAGGCTGAAGTCGTGTTATGACTTGCTATTCACAGAGGATTCGGAAGGCAATAGGGTCATTAAGCACTGACTTGGTAATTGCTCAGTGGGATGCGGGCTTAGTTACACACGTGATGCTCAGGTttgaaactgaaataaaaatgtaCGCTGTAAATACATATCTTAGTCCCTTGCGGTTATTAATTATTAAATAAGGGGATGTCATATGAAGGGGCACTGCAACAATTTCTAGCAGCAAAACATGCAATGGTGTCCACCTGAAACTACTTTTGGACCAAGTACACCATTGTGCAGTCTACTCTAGTTGGCAGCATTTCTCCTGTTTCAGGCCGgaaaaggtatttcccaacatagcTTATTTGGCCTCCTCCATCTGGAGGTCCAACTGAACCTGAAACCCCCTGTATATAAAAAGCATGGGCTaaaccactgatccacagccccctCTGAAGAATTAATAACTTATGTGAACCGCTTAAGTGACAACAGAAACAAAGCAGGGTGTTTCCTATTGTTTAAGTAAATCCCttttctgcaaagaaaaaaaaaggtcttCCACTGCTATGTTAAGAAGTACATAAAGCAATCTGTAAATGGTGCCTGCCTGGTATAGATAGAAATATTTATTGTCTACTTGAAGTACTTTTTACGAAATTCCCTATAGCTAAGCTTTTCCTCGGGGGGCAGGATTTTAATGCCAGGGAAGGCCCCTCGGATGAGACTCTCCTTGACAAAATTCCAGATTTATCTgctgactttgttttacagggatGCTTCGAAAGAAGAACCAGAGATCAAAAGATTAACCAAGCAGGGATTCTGTTATTCAAGTCAATTATTCAGTTTGGCCTGATAATGCATGGTATAATGGtaagtgtgtcagactaggatctgggagacccaggttcaaatccaatggttttcttgggccagtcacacacattcagtctaacctatctcacatggttgtgagcagaatgatgtaagccccttgaggtccctactggggaggaaggcagagtaCAAACGAAGCTATTCAAGCCTTCAGAGTAACATGTTTTTTATCAGTTCTCTCTCATGAACTCGGTATTTCTTGAAGGAAAATAAACTGGGGAAAGCCTTAAAAATGTAAACCATCCTCAACAaaccaacctttttttttaaaaataggaagaaTCCATCAATAACACAGAAGCTGGAAGGACTATATATCTTGATAACTTACCGTATTTTTTTctccataagacgccccccccccccagctggccgtcggggcggggaacgctggctcgtgttgttctggcgcgcccagccgcTCCGTGCGccctccccccgcctcccagctggccgtcggggcggggaacgccggcacgcggggcacacagagctgggcgcgccagaacgacgcgagccggcgttccctgccccgacggccagctgggaggcggggggcgcacagagcgggcctgtctgcctcccagctggccgttgggccggggaatgccggctcaagttgttctggcgcgcccagccagctctgtgcgccccgcctgccttccttccaagctagaatgtgcgtcttatgaactgggctagggtccataagatgcacattcactccataagacacacccacatttcccctcacttttgaggaggaaaaaagtgcgtcttatggagcgaaaaatacggtaccacAGGTTTGAGAATTAAGGTACTTGTATCCATTTACAGTATATAAACCAGCAGCTAGCCATTTTTTTTGCAGCAAAATTAAGAATagattgtttttaatttaaatcgTTCAGTCAAGTCTCTGGCGTGTTCCACTACAGAAGAATCCTTACCAACAATGCAAAAAACAGTTGTGGAAAACAGTTTACCCTATAAAAAATTGCATCGTTCTAAGCTGTGTGGAAAAACAGCAAATCCACAGCTCCTCTTAGAGGAAGCCTAGCCCCTAAATGATGAGTCTGATGTTTGAGGAAGGCAGCCactgtggagggggaaaaaactatcTTAGGAGTACAATAATTTGCTTACAGGGTAATAAGGGAGTATAATGTCAGTTCTTCTTTGTGTTTACGTCTTCATCCTTCAGGGCGAATTTTCTTCTCAAAACGTCCGCTATGAGAACTGCAGGATCCTCCTCTTTCAGTAAAGTTCTATTCCTATACGGAGGACAGAAGAGGAAGGGGGTTAATAGCAATACAGACACAGGTCCTTCCACAATCCCAAAATG
It contains:
- the AUNIP gene encoding LOW QUALITY PROTEIN: aurora kinase A and ninein-interacting protein (The sequence of the model RefSeq protein was modified relative to this genomic sequence to represent the inferred CDS: substituted 1 base at 1 genomic stop codon), with the protein product MRTRILECHLLCSLLGYRKSLVVXTQMKRKGRTPAEEKREACGVWLDTSAFKRRKMQTLIAKPNLSMQNRPLLYPALEKAPLPFTKQTTISTFFMTQAEGEKKAKTNTGLSGAASQINCDLQGCESLEGKRSQLAASSILPLREFKLVQRYAPRTSAQSNSRWMDRAKGGKSTTEDEDLDSTQHLEANGVTEHTAVSRSPLRDKNGGWRTSSTLDSQTSPNPKALRRDRSCFSCSKSCLSDSSNSENIDPRLERRGAAVKLKGFNQNTPGVPSETVTALCVSDKGPENSQLGCTIPLFSQDSEGHRVISHRFSGERGNLCLPKRPLWEKSNRGPSPAYRDCVGACFPAESGPQLPAGAEIRLKSCYDLLFTEDSEGNRVIKH